The Coregonus clupeaformis isolate EN_2021a chromosome 6, ASM2061545v1, whole genome shotgun sequence genome has a segment encoding these proteins:
- the atm gene encoding serine-protein kinase ATM isoform X2 — MSLVLHELLVCCRGLENEKATERKKEADRFRRLIRCPDTVEELDRISGTRAAKGSKQLTWDAVFRFLQRYLQKETELLQAGKANVSATTQANRQKKMQEISSLVKYFIRCANKRGPRLKCGELLKHVMEVLRSSFSCSAYGEDYSTILLKNILSVRKYWCEITQQQWHNLLDLYCGLFTGSSKAINRVLVSRIIHTAVQGCCLQTEGFSHTLFIFFSRALLNARQERHLAVVEHLVSALNVFLRSAAMNCRIRVCRLGEELLPSVLYVWSQMRPSTTLKEEIVEFFNLQLCVHHPKGSKTQDTGAYAEDWAKWQSLLYNLYDALVNEISQIGSRGKYATGSRHIAVKENLIELTAEICHQLFSEDSKLQILEVTQAHLRATQRGSPQGTPSKRRRNELGWEVLRDHLQPHHSDFDIIPWLQITSVLTSKYPSMVPGQELVRLLSVLCQLLGEQRRGDRGPYVLRCLREVARCQATHPERAQAYRAELGRLWGRVWALALRGVSSPQTEALSLALLSTVLQGALIPIDREFWKLFSGSDCKPSDAAALCLAQALLKCPVPKSLGTGWDQAGAVEGVGPPSLKENIMSWLLMNEQSEEAEESSRPHPIICRDFPHNLIPRILVPLTLKDTRAGIMFLLGAKGLESAVMQDQAQVEAKDALSEIESMYLQFSFDEMPSDPMVKVTVSSADTQLTVVPSLKHKLEQGLLSVADHLLNCYSPDSQTTPPECLVRCSSLLTGVLAGYVSTGLLTEEEACHSQPFLKAKALAQDFSEYISNVKVKMAEDGTMTTLRSVMRLCTQCVNRGVKDSMSSVSCNLFLKIFPARLLTELAEICKLLLNSSCKRGSLGFEEDTTDEDWDMTRTQADQQEDIDLFDEGDGPQTSTSNGTHRENVDPSDTQCGPDAKSLLAEEHLAQQDLAVLASLEFLSLCVSAEFIHGLSFNQAEVRRKLLLLLDKIDCTKPLHLNMYLVLLKKLPAEDTSLAAEEFDSLLRPLADLCSLYRQDQEICAAVLLGLLPSIRSLGRTQDQHNNMRHVQGALLQVVSGFCILGRTGKCTAIVKVALVHCLLALLEADPCCKWAVLTLREEELPVSVILPSHLSDSHHHVRMLAAMTVERLFLEMTPDSLEKRKMLPLKCQQTAFENVYLKAQEGMRIQKSSSPEDLSDEMFNRKATLLKSVSVVLCCSPVCEKQSLFALFQSYKENNIEEPLIKKVLGSVSRVLGYRSVEGFVSSHLDYLVAEWLGQPGYTLESFPYTLLNHATLKDFYSSSYQVLIPHLVFLDDFEQVKSIGTHLGKDWKKLLANCFPKIMVNILPYFALSGQDAQVAQQREKAHRVYDLLKDSNCLGKLQIDSLIHSNLSDIVVELLMTLYEGAATEKGGRGDLIKFIGELDPAPNPPYFSSYVIKATLDYLSKCHSANHKSLVAILSKTPISIQRILLAVCQKAAETINAYERHRILLMYHLFVSLLLREVKDGLGGAWAFVLRDIIYTLIHHINSRPAQLDEVSSRSFSLCCDLLTSVCRTAVQFCDDAVESHLQVIVGTLTAQVTNQLAISQQVLSLLKFLVVESQDKLKSAIQQLEPFPDCPEFRELRAVQHTLKYSTGKFTLRQEIAHFLSVASCDSLPLTRLEGLKDLRRQLHNNKSQIRPLLRECLVDPAESVLVRLVLNLLQLCKLAANHPGGRDILEVAGSCLGELGPVDFSTIALLHGKDQLNARAVSLFPAVEPQWLYIILNCINNALTHHCIEVRQAAAQSLKDILATQAGADFWEVHKDNRDPMLAYLNPFRSTKKKVVGVSKEVSLVARERLESQDLWVPEAGGHKAWLKTLCTVLLDSGAVKSEALLLSRSLCLVKTDFCQRVLPLIIHDILLGDSSGSWRKLLSTHIQDFFTSCSSRQHASSRSTTPLPSDSGESDISNQGPLDKASLRTMLSVINYLRQQQRPLESDSNLCGTVCHSNFWLELNYLEVARVAQSCSAHFTALLYSEIYVDKIKTNMEENRRNPARASRRITFDESSQNFTISSLTEESVKDTGISLQDLLIEVYRSIGEPDSLYGCGGGKMTSALTRIRTYEHEAMWGKALTSYDLHSNLPDVTRQVGIVEGLQNIGLSSILATYLRGLESEGVEWGAELRELRFQAAWRNMQWDCDLSERNEKLNPGFNESVFCSLQALRDKEFSTFDQTLKYARGSEVEELCRGSLEAVSSLYPALRNLQRISELESVRQLFSKPLTDVGLAEVCSHWQQHSQLLVDSDFGLVEPILALRSVAQETLISQERDPEKRKYLSTVLTSHLMELCQLARTAGNTQLAERAVFRMKQHGGGEGQGSTASSWQLEEAQVFWAKGEQGLALGLLRQMIHTLEEQVVFNPALVPVFTECLRLCGNWLAETCLESPGVILEKYLERAVEVITGDALGSDTKLQSQRTQAFLSLARFSDAQYQSIDNYMKSSEFENKQALLEKAKEEVDLMRERKVSTNRYTVKVQRELELDERALSNLQADRRRFLCKAVENYIQCLEQGEEHDTWVFRLASLWLENADVKTVNDMMKGGVKRIPSYKFLPLMYQLAARMGTKMSATVAEDVGFHDVLNELICLSCLEHPHHTLFIILALVNANKDESFSRSRLSKSTPRHSSQLDLERSEVAKRIMNKIRKKRAQMIRGIEVLCDAYITLAYMDASRHKTEKKAIPIPSDQPIMQIKNLDDVIIPTMEIKVDPSGKYDNLVTIKSFKPHFHLAGGVNLPKIIDCVGSDGKSRRQLVKGQDDLRQDAVMQQVFHMCSTLLQRNTETRKRKLNIRRYKVVPFSQRSGVLEWCSGTVPIGDFLTDPQKGAHTRFYPQDWASLTCRKKMIESQRLGSDGKAQAFSEVCQNFRPVFRYFCMERFLDPAVWLEKRLAYTRSVATSSIVGYIVGLGDRHIQNILIDEQTAELVHIDLGVAFEQGKILPTPETVPFRLSRDIVDGMGITGVEGVFRRCCEKTMEVMRSSQEALLTIVEVLLYDPLFDWTMNPLKAFYLQQQHDEQAELQATLNSTLGGDILEAHRKSSDSQSFNKVAERVLLRLQEKLKGVEEGTVLSVGGQVNLLIQQAMDPNNLSRLFHGWQAWV, encoded by the exons ATTTGCTGGATCTGTATTGTGGCCTTTTCACTGGTTCCTCCAAGGCCATAAATCGTGTGCTAGTGAGCAGGATCATCCACACTGCAGTCCAGGGCTGCTGTCTGCAGACTGAGGGCTTCAGCCATAcactcttcatcttcttctccagAGCACTGCTCAATGCCAG GCAGGAGAGACACTTGGCGGTGGTAGAGCACTTGGTCTCTGCTCTGAACGTCTTCCTGAGGTCTGCTGCCATGAACTGCCGTATCAGGGTGTGTCGGCTGGGTGAGGAGCTCCTGCCCTCTGTGCTCTACGTATGGAGCCAGATGAGGCCCAGCACCACTCTCAAAGAGGAGATAGTAGAGTTCTTCAACCTGCAGCTCTGTGTACATCATCCCAAAGGGTCAAAGACACAAGACACGG GAGCCTATGCTGAGGACTGGGCCAAATGGCAGAGTCTACTCTATAACCTTTATGATGCCCTGGTGAATGAGATCAGCCAGATTGGGAGCCGGGGGAAATATGCCACAGGGTCGCGCCACATCGCTGTGAAGGAGAACCTTATCGAGCTAACTGCGGAAATCTGCCATCAG CTCTTTAGCGAGGATAGTAAACTCCAGATTCTCGAGGTGACTCAGGCCCACCTCAGAGCCACCCAGAGAGGCAGTCCACAGGGCACGCCCAGCAAGCGCAGACGCAACGAGCTGGGCTGGGAGGTTCTCCGAGACCACCTGCAGCCACACCATAGCGACTTTGACATCATACCATG GTTACAGATCACATCAGTGTTGACCTCTAAGTACCCCTCCATGGTGCCTGGCCAGGAGCTGGTTCGTCTGCTGTCCGTCCTGTGCCAGCTTCTGGGGGAGCAGCGGCGGGGTGACAGGGGGCCCTACGTGCTGCGCTGCCTGAGGGAGGTGGCTCGCTGCCAGGCCACACACCCAGAGAGGGCCCAAGCCTACAGGGCTGAACTGGGCAGGCTGTGGGGCCGTGTCTGGGCCCTGGCTCTACGGGGGGTCAGCTCCCCCCAGACTGAGGCCCTCAGTCTGGCCCTGCTGTCCACCGTCCTCCAGGGAGCCCTCATTCCCATCGACAGAGAGTTCTGGAAGCTCTTCTCTGGCTCGGACTGCAAGCCCTCTGA tgctGCTGCTCTGTGTTTGGCCCAGGCCCTTCTCAAGTGTCCTGTTCCTAAGAGCCTGGGCACTGGGTGGGACCAAGCAGGGGCCGTGGAGGGGGTCGGGCCACCCAGCCTCAAGGAGAACATCATGAGCTGGCTGCTGATGAATGAACAGAGTGAAGAGGCAGAGGAGAGCTCAAGACCACACCCCATCATCTGCAG GGATTTTCCTCATAACCTAATCCCCAGAATCCTTGTGCCTTTGACCCTCAAAGACACCCGAGCTGGCATTATGTTTCTCCTTGGAGCAAAGGGACTTGAGAG TGCTGTGATGCAAGATCAAGCACAAGTGGAAGCTAAAGATGCCCTGAGTGAGATTGAGAGCATGTACCTGCAGTTCAGCTTTGACGAGATGCCCTCTGACCCCATGGTGAAAGTGACGGTGTCCTCAGCCGACACCCAGCTCACTGTTGTCCCCAGCCTTAAACACAAGCTGGAGCAGGGCCTCTTGTCTGTGGCTGACCACCTACTCAACTGCTACTCCCCTGAT TCTCAGACCACACCACCAGAATGCCTGGTTCGTTGTTCAAGTCTCCTTACTGGTGTTTTAGCAGGATATGTCTCTACAGGTCTCCTGACTGAGGAAGAAGCCTGCCATTCCCAACCCTTCCTAAAGGCGAAG GCACTGGCCCAGGATTTTAGTGAGTACATATCTAATGTGAAGGTGAAGATGGCAGAGGATGGGACAATGACTACACTCAGGTCTGTCATGCGGCTGTGCACACAGTGTGTCAACAGAGGGGTAAAG GACAGTATGAGCTCCGTCTCTTGCAACTTGTTCTTGAAGATTTTCCCTGCAAGACTTTTGACTGAACTGGCAGAAATATGCAAACTGTTG CTGAATAGCTCCTGTAAGAGAGGCAGTCTGGGGTTTGAGGAGGACACCACAGATGAGGACTGGGACATGACGAGGACACAGGCTGACCAGCAGGAGGACATTGACCTGTTTGATGAAGGAGACGGCCCACAGACCAGCACATCTAATGGGACTCACAGAGAGAATGTGGACCCCAGTGATACCCAGTGTGGTCCTG ATGCTAAAAGCCTACTGGCTGAGGAGCATTTGGCCCAGCAGGATTTAGCCGTCTTGGCCAGTCTGGAGTTCCTGTCCCTGTGTGTCTCGGCTGAGTTTATCCACGGGCTCTCCTTCAACCAAGCGGAGGTCCGGCGCaagctgctactgctgctggacAAGATAGACTGCACCAAGCCACTACACCTCAACATG TACCTGGTCCTTCTGAAGAAACTACCTGCTGAGGACACATCGCTGGCAGCTGAAGAGTTTGACTCACTCCTCAGACCTCTGGC GGATCTTTGCTCATTGTACCGCCAGGACCAGGAGATCTGTGCTGCAGTGCTGCTGGGTCTGCTACCGTCTATACGTAGTCTGGGCCGTACTCAGGACCAGCATAATAACATGAGACACGTCCAGGGAGCTCTGCTCCAAGTGGTCTCTGGATTCTG CATTTTGGGCAGAACGGGGAAATGCACAGCAATTGTAAAGGTGGCATTAGTTCACTGTCTGCTGGCTCTACTGGAG GCTGACCCTTGCTGTAAGTGGGCGGTCCTTACCCTGAGGGAGGAGGAGCTTCCAGTGTCCGTCATCCTCCCGTCCCACCTGTCTGACTCTCACCATCACGTACGAATGCTTGCAGCCATGACAGTGGAAAG GCTGTTCTTGGAGATGACACCGGACAGCTTGGAGAAGAGAAAGATGCTTCCTCTGAAATGCCAGCAGACCGCCTTTGAGAACGTCTACCTGAAAGCCCAAGAAGGGATGAGGATCCAG AAGAGCAGCTCTCCTGAAGACCTGAGTGACGAGATGTTTAACCGCAAGGCCACGCTGCTGAAGAGTGTGTCGGTGGTGCTGTGCTGCAGCCCCGTCTGTGAGAAACAGTCCCTTTTCGCCCTTTTCCAGTCCTACAAGGAGAACAACATAGAGGAGCCACTCATCAAAAAG GTCCTGGGCAGTGTGTCCAGAGTTCTGGGCTACAGGAGTGTGGAGGGGTTTGTCAGCTCTCACCTGGATTACCTGGTGGCAGAGTGGCTGGGCCAGCCAGGCTACACCCTGGAGTCCTTCCCCTACACTCTGCTCAACCACGCCACTCTCAAGGACTTCTACAG CTCCTCCTATCAGGTCCTTATCCCACACCTGGTCTTCCTGGATGACTTTGAGCAGGTGAAGTCCATCGGCACCCACCTGGGTAAGGACTGGAAGAAGCTGCTGGCCAACTGCTTCCCTAAGATCATGGTGAACATCCTGCCCTACTTTGCCCTGTCGGGCCAAGATGCCCAAGTGgcccagcagagagagaaggcCCACAGGGTCTATGACCTACTCAAGGACAGCAACTGCCTGGGCAAACTG CAAATCGACAGCCTTATTCACAGTAACCTGTCGGACATTGTGGTGGAGCTCTTGATGACCCTGTATGAAGGGGCTGCTACTGAGAAGGGGGGCAGAGGGGACCTGATAAAGTTCATAGG GGAACTGGACCCAGCACCGAACCCGCCCTATTTCAGCTCCTATGTCATCAAAGCCACATTGGACTATCTCAGCAAGTGTCACAGTGCCAATCACAAGTCCCTGGTGGCCATTTTATCCAAGACTCCG ATCTCCATTCAGAGGATCCTGCTGGCGGTGTGTCAGAAGGCAGCTGAGACTATCAATGCCTACGAGAGGCACCGCATCCTGCTGATGTACCACCTGTTTGTCAGCCTGCTGCTCAGGGAGGTCAAGGACGGCCTGGGGGGAGCCTGGGCCTTCGTCCTCCGAGACATCATCTACACACTCATCCACCACATCAACAGCAG GCCGGCCCAGTTGGACGAGGTGTCCAGCCGTAGTTTCTCCCTGTGTTGTGACCTACTGACCTCTGTGTGTCGCACGGCCGTGCAGTTCTGTGACGACGCTGTGGAGAGCCACCTACAGGTCATTGTTGGTACTCTCACCGCCCAGGTGACCAACCAACTTGCCATCTCACAGCAG gtgctcAGTCTGTTGAAGTTCCTGGTCGTAGAGAGTCAGGACAAGCTGAAGAGTGCCATCCAGCAGTTGGAGCCCTTCCCAGACTGCCCGGAGTTCAGAGAGCTGAGGGCCGTGCAACATACACTGAAGTACAGCACAGGGAAATTCACTCTCAGACAG GAGATAGCCCACTTCCTGTCTGTGGCTTCCTGTGACTCCCTGCCTCTGACCAGACTGGAGGGGCTGAAGGACCTGAGGAGACAGCTCCACAACAACAAGAGCCAGATCAGACCGCTGCTGAGAGAGTGCCTcg TGGACCCTGCAGAGAGTGTGTTGGTGAGGCTGGTCCTTAACCTACTACAGCTCTGTAAGCTAGCAGCCAATCACCCTGGAGGAAGAGACATTTTAG AGGTTGCAGGGAGCTGTCTGGGAGAGCTGGGGCCTGTGGATTTCTCCACCATCGCTCTGCTCCATGGGAAGGACCAGCTCAATGCCAGAGCTGTATCTCTCTTCCCTGCCGTGGAACCACAGTGGCTCTACATCATCCTGAACTGCATCAACAATGCCCTCACACACCACTG TATTGAGGTGAGGCAAGCTGCAGCCCAGAGTCTAAAGGACATCTTGGCCACTCAGGCTGGAGCTGACTTCTGGGAGGTCCATAAAGACAACCGTGACCCCATGCTGGCCTACCTCAACCCTTTTAGATCTACCAAGAAGAAG GTGGTCGGGGTGAGTAAGGAGGTGAGCTTGGTGGCCAGGGAGCGGCTGGAGAGCCAGGACCTTTGGGTGCCTGAGGCTGGCGGCCATAAGGCCTGGCTGAAGACGCTCTGCACGGTTCTGCTGGACAGTGGAGCGGTCAAGAGTGAGGCTCTGCTGCTGTCCCGGTCCCTGTGTCTG GTGAAAACAGACTTCTGCCAGAGGGTGCTTCCGCTCATCATCCATGACATCCTGCTGGGGGACTCTAGCGGCTCCTGGAGGAAGCTCCTCTCCACACACATCCAGGACTTCTTCACCAGCTGCTCCAGTCGCCAACACGCCTCCAGCCGTTCCACCACTCCTCTCCCCTCAGACTCTG GAGAGTCGGACATCTCCAACCAGGGTCCGTTGGATAAGGCCTCTCTGCGCACCATGTTGTCTGTCATTAACTATCTGAGGCAGCAACAAAGACCTCTAGAGTCTGACAG TAACTTGTGTGGGACTGTGTGCCACTCTAACTTCTGGTTGGAGCTAAATTACCTGGAGGTGGCCAGGGTGGCTCAGTCCTGCTCGGCCCACTTCACTGCCCTGCTCTACTCTGAGATCTACGTAGACAAGATCAAGACTAACATGGAGGAGAACCGCAG GAATCCGGCCAGAGCGTCGCGCAGAATCACATTTGATGAGAGCAGTCAGAACTTCACCATCTCCAGTCTGACAGAGGAGAGTGTGAAAGACACTGGCATCAGTCTACAG GACCTACTGATTGAGGTGTATCGTAGTATTGGGGAGCCAGACAGTCTGTATGGCTGTGGAGGTGGGAAGATGACCAGCGCGCTCACCAG GATTCGGACCTATGAGCATGAGGCGATGTGGGGAAAGGCTCTGACCTCTTACGACCTCCACTCCAATCTTCCTGATGTCACACGGCAAGTGGGCATCGTGGAG GGTCTGCAGAACATTGGTCTGAGCAGCATCCTGGCCACCTACCTGCGGGGTCTGGAGAGTGAGGGGGTGGAGTGGGGGGCGGAGCTAAGGGAGCTCAGGTTTCAGGCCGCCTGGAGGAACATGCAGTGGGACTGTGACCTATCAGAGAG GAATGAGAAATTGAACCCTGGCTTCAACGAGTCAGTGTTCTGCTCCCTGCAGGCTTTGAGAGACAAAGAATTTTCCACATTCGATCAAACTCTTAAATATGCCAG gGGCAGTGAGGTAGAAGAGCTGTGCAGAGGCAGTCTGGAGGCAgtgtcctctctctaccctgctctacGGAACCTCCAGAGGATCAGTGAGCTGGAGAGCGTCCGACAACTCTTCTCCAA GCCCTTGACCGACGTAGGCCTGGCCGAGGTGTGTTCCCATTGGCAGCAGCACTCCCAGCTGCTGGTGGACAGTGACTTTGGACTGGTGGAGCCCATCCTGGCCCTGCGCTCCGTGGCCCAGGAGACCCTCATCTCCCAGGAAAGAGACCCCGAAAAGAGGAAGTACCTCAGCACTGTCCTCACCTCCCACCTCATGGAGCTCTGCCAGCTGGCCCGCACTGCAGGAAACACACAG CTGGCAGAGCGGGCGGTGTTCCGGATGAAGCAGCATGGCGGAGGAGAGGGGCAGGGCTCCACAGCGTCGTCATGGCAGCTGGAGGAGGCCCAGGTGTTCTGGGCGAAGGGAGAGCAGGGTCTGGCTCTGGGGCTACTGAGACAGATGATCCACACTCTGGAGGAGCAG GTTGTCTTTAACCCTGCCCTGGTGCCGGTGTTCACGGAGTGCCTGAGGCTGTGTGGGAACTGGCTGGCAGAGACCTGCCTGGAGAGCCCTGGAGTCATCCTGGAGAAGTACCTGGAGAGG GCAGTGGAGGTGATCACGGGCGATGCGTTAGGTTCAGACACCAAGCTGCAGAGCCAGAGGACGCAGGCCTTCCTGTCACTGGCCAGGTTCTCAGACGCCCAGTACCAGAGCATTGATAACTACATGAAGTCATCTGAGTTTGAGAACAAACAGGCTCTGCTGGAGAAGGCCAAGGAGGAGGTGGACTTGATGAGGGAGCGCAAGGTCAGCACCAACAG gTACACAGTGAAGGTGCAGAGGGAGTTGGAGCTGGATGAGAGGGCTCTGTCCAACCTGCAGGCTGACAGAAGGAGGTTCCTGTGTAAGGCTGTAGAGAACTACATCCAGTGTCTGGAGCAGGGTGAGGAGCACGACACCTGGGTGTTCCGCCTGGCCTCACTGTGGCTGGAGAACGCTGACGTCAAGACAGTCAACGACATGATGAAG GGAGGTGTGAAAAGGATCCCGTCCTATAAGTTTCTGCCTCTCATGTACCAGCTGGCTGCCCGCATGGGGACCAAAATGTCTGCTACAGTTGCAGAGGATGTGGGCTTCCATGATGTTCTCAATGAG cTGATCTGCCTGTCATGTCTGGAGCACCCTCACCACACCCTCTTCATCATCCTGGCTCTGGTCAACGCCAACAAGGACGAGAGCTTCTCCCGCAGCCGCCTGTCCAAGAGCACCCCGCGCCATTCCTCCCAACTGGACCTG GAGCGGTCTGAGGTGGCCAAGAGGATTATGAACAAGATCAGGAAGAAGAGAGCCCAGATGATCAGAGGCATAGAGGTCCTCTGTGATGCCTACATCACTCTGGCCTACATGGACGCCAGTCGACACAAGACAGAGAAGA AAGCCATTCCCATCCCTTCTGACCAGCCCATCATGCAGATAAAGAACCTAGATGATGTCATCATTCCTACAATGGAGATCAAG GTGGACCCCTCGGGTAAATATGACAACCTGGTGACCATCAAGTCCTTCAAGCCTCACTTTCACCTGGCCGGAGGGGTCAACCTGCCCAAGATCATTGACTGTGTGGGATCAGACGGGAAGAGCAGACGACAACTGGTCAAG GGCCAGGATGACCTGCGGCAGGATGCTGTGATGCAGCAGGTGTTCCACATGTGTTCTACGCTGCTGCAGCGCAACACTGAGACACGCAAGAGGAAACTCAACATCCGACGCTACAAG GTGGTGCCCTTCTCCCAGCGCAGTGGGGTTCTAGAGTGGTGCTCGGGGACCGTCCCTATAGGGGATTTCCTCACAGATCCCCAAAAGGGCGCTCACACacgcttctacccccaagactgGGCCAGCCTAACCTGCCGGAAAAAGATGATA GAGTCTCAGAGGCTTGGTTCTGATGGGAAGGCCCAGGCTTTCAGTGAGGTGTGTCAGAACTTCCGGCCTGTCTTCCGGTACTTCTGCATGGAGCGATTCCTGGACCCAGCAGTGTGGCTGGAGAAACGGCTGGCCTACACTCGCAGTGTGGCCACTTCCTCCATCG TGGGCTACATTGTTGGACTGGGTGATAGGCACATCCAGAACATCCTTATAGACGAGCAGACAGCTGAACTGGTGCATATTGATTTGG GTGTAGCGTTTGAACAGGGCAAGATTCTCCCTACTCCTGAGACTGTTCCCTTCAGGCTGTCCAGAGATATTGTGGATGGGATGGGCATAACGGGGGTGGAGGGCGTGTTCAGAAG ATGCTGTGAGAAGACCATGGAGGTCATGAGGAGTTCTCAAGAGGCCTTGCTGACTATTGTAGAG GTACTGCTGTACGACCCTCTGTTTGACTGGACCATGAACCCTCTGAAGGCCTTCTACTTGCAGCAGCAGCATGATGAGCAGGCTGAGCTCCAGGCCACGCTCAACTCTACCCTGGGGGGAGACATCCTGGAGGCACACCGCAAGTCTAG TGATAGCCAGAGCTTCAACAAGGTGGCGGAGCGTGTGCTGCTGCGGCTGCAGGAGAAGCtgaagggggtggaggagggcacGGTGCTCAGTGTAGGAGGGCAGGTCAACCTCCTCATCCAGCAGGCCATGGACCCTAACAACCTCAGCCGCCTCTTCCACGGCTGGCAGGCCTGGGTCTAG